A genomic stretch from Caulobacter sp. FWC2 includes:
- a CDS encoding efflux RND transporter permease subunit, which produces MIAALIRWSVANRFFVLLGALALIVAGGLAVRSTSIDALPDLSDTQVIIRTSYPGQAPQLVENQVTYPLATTMLSVPGAKTVRGYSFFGDSFVYVIFDDKTDLYWARSRVLEYLNQVQGRLPESARPALGPDATGVGWVYEYALVDRTGSHDLSQLRSLQDWFLRYELKTLPGVAEVSAIGGMVRQYQVVLDPQKLASFGVTHQQVVAALKGANAEAGGSVLELGEAEYMVRATGYLKTLEDFQAVPLRTAAGGVPVRLGDVATIQVGPEMRRGIAELNGQGEVAGGVVILRSGENARTTIAAVKAKLVELKKSLPPGVEVVSTYDRSGLIDRAVHNLTGKLLEEFLVVALVCALFLGHLRSALVAILSLPLGVLAAFLVMKSQGVDANIMSLGGIAIAIGAMVDAAVVMIENAHKKLERWAHEHPGETLASETRWTVITEAAAEVGPALFFSLLIITLSFIPVFTLQAQEGRLFRPLAFTKTYAMAAAAILSVTLIPVLMGYLIRGKIPDEAANPINRVLTAAYRPLLDRVMRRPRTTLLVALLAFATTAWPLAHLGAEFMPNMDEGDLLYMPSALPGLSAAKAGQLLQQTDRMIKTVPEVQSVFGKAGRAESATDPAPLEMFETTIRFKPRDQWRAGMTPDKLVAELDQRVRVPGLTNVWVPPIRNRIDMLATGIKSPIGVKVSGANLAELDRIAREVEGVAKGVPGVSSALAERLTGGRYVDVRIDRAAAARFGLNIDDVQSIVSGAIGGETIGQTVEGLARYPISVRYPRELRGSLEGLRTLPILTPDGAQITLGTVAQVEIADGPPMLKSENGRPTTWVYVDVRGRDLASVVGDLRQAVGQKVRLSPGVSVSYSGQFEYLQRAADRLKIVVPATLLIIFVLLYVIFRRFDEAGLIMATLPFALTGGIWTLYLAGFHQSVATGVGFIALAGVSAEFGVVMLIYLKHAMEALGPDPSPAQVEAAVREGALLRVRPKAMTVAVILAGLAPILWGHGAGSEVMSRIAAPMIGGMLTAPLLSMFVIPAGYLLLRRRQARTAPSAFRSA; this is translated from the coding sequence ATGATCGCCGCCCTGATCCGCTGGTCGGTCGCCAACCGCTTCTTCGTGCTGCTGGGGGCCCTGGCGCTGATCGTGGCCGGCGGCCTCGCCGTGCGCTCGACTTCGATCGACGCGCTGCCCGATCTCTCCGACACCCAGGTGATCATCCGCACCAGCTATCCGGGCCAAGCCCCGCAACTGGTCGAGAACCAGGTCACCTATCCGCTGGCCACCACCATGCTGTCGGTGCCCGGCGCCAAGACCGTGCGCGGCTACTCGTTCTTCGGCGACAGCTTCGTCTACGTGATCTTCGACGACAAGACCGACCTCTACTGGGCCCGCTCGCGGGTCCTGGAATATCTCAACCAGGTCCAGGGCCGTCTTCCGGAGAGCGCCCGTCCGGCCCTGGGCCCCGACGCCACCGGGGTCGGCTGGGTCTACGAATACGCCCTCGTCGACAGGACCGGCAGCCACGACCTCAGCCAGCTGCGATCCCTGCAGGACTGGTTCCTGCGCTATGAGCTCAAGACCCTGCCGGGCGTGGCCGAGGTCTCGGCGATCGGCGGCATGGTCCGTCAGTACCAGGTCGTGCTCGACCCACAGAAGCTGGCCAGCTTCGGGGTCACGCACCAACAGGTCGTCGCCGCGCTGAAGGGCGCCAACGCCGAGGCCGGCGGCTCGGTGCTGGAGCTGGGCGAGGCCGAATATATGGTCCGCGCCACCGGCTATCTGAAGACCCTCGAGGACTTCCAGGCCGTGCCGCTGAGGACGGCCGCCGGCGGCGTCCCGGTGCGCCTCGGTGACGTGGCGACGATTCAGGTCGGCCCGGAGATGCGGCGCGGCATCGCCGAGCTCAACGGCCAGGGCGAGGTGGCCGGCGGGGTGGTGATCCTGCGCTCGGGCGAGAACGCCCGCACGACCATCGCGGCGGTGAAGGCCAAGCTGGTGGAGCTGAAGAAGAGCCTGCCGCCCGGCGTCGAGGTGGTCAGCACCTACGACCGCTCGGGCTTGATCGACCGCGCCGTCCATAACCTGACCGGCAAGCTCCTGGAGGAGTTCCTGGTCGTGGCCCTGGTCTGCGCCCTCTTCCTGGGCCACCTGCGCTCGGCCCTGGTGGCGATCCTCTCGCTGCCGCTGGGCGTGCTGGCCGCGTTCCTGGTGATGAAGAGCCAGGGCGTGGACGCCAACATCATGTCCTTGGGCGGCATCGCCATCGCCATCGGGGCCATGGTCGACGCGGCCGTGGTGATGATCGAGAACGCCCACAAGAAGCTTGAGCGCTGGGCGCATGAGCATCCCGGCGAGACCCTGGCCAGCGAGACCCGCTGGACGGTGATCACCGAGGCCGCCGCCGAGGTCGGTCCGGCGCTGTTCTTCAGCCTCCTGATCATCACCCTGTCGTTCATCCCGGTGTTCACCCTGCAAGCGCAGGAAGGCCGGCTCTTCCGTCCCCTGGCCTTCACCAAGACCTACGCCATGGCGGCGGCGGCCATCCTGTCGGTGACCCTGATCCCGGTGCTGATGGGCTACCTGATCCGCGGCAAGATCCCCGACGAGGCGGCCAATCCGATCAACCGCGTGCTCACGGCGGCCTATCGCCCGCTGCTCGACCGGGTCATGCGTCGCCCCAGGACCACCCTGCTGGTCGCCCTGCTGGCCTTCGCCACCACGGCCTGGCCTCTGGCCCATCTGGGGGCTGAGTTCATGCCCAACATGGACGAAGGCGACCTGCTCTACATGCCCTCGGCCCTCCCGGGCTTGTCGGCGGCCAAGGCCGGCCAGTTGCTCCAGCAGACAGACCGGATGATCAAGACCGTGCCGGAAGTGCAGAGCGTGTTCGGCAAGGCCGGCCGGGCCGAGAGCGCCACCGATCCCGCGCCGCTGGAGATGTTCGAGACCACCATCCGCTTCAAGCCGCGCGACCAGTGGCGGGCGGGCATGACGCCCGACAAGCTGGTGGCCGAGCTCGACCAGCGCGTCCGCGTCCCCGGCCTGACCAATGTCTGGGTGCCGCCGATCCGCAATCGCATCGACATGCTGGCCACGGGCATCAAGAGCCCGATCGGGGTCAAGGTCTCGGGGGCCAACCTCGCCGAACTCGATCGCATCGCCCGCGAGGTCGAGGGCGTGGCCAAGGGCGTGCCGGGCGTCAGCTCGGCCCTGGCTGAACGGCTGACCGGCGGGCGCTATGTCGATGTTCGCATCGACCGCGCCGCCGCCGCGCGGTTCGGGCTCAATATCGACGACGTCCAGTCGATCGTCTCCGGGGCGATCGGCGGCGAGACCATCGGCCAGACGGTCGAGGGCCTGGCGCGCTATCCGATCAGCGTGCGCTATCCGCGCGAACTGCGGGGCAGTCTGGAAGGCCTGCGGACGCTGCCGATCCTGACCCCAGACGGCGCGCAGATCACCCTTGGCACGGTGGCGCAGGTCGAGATCGCCGACGGGCCGCCGATGCTCAAGAGCGAGAACGGCCGGCCCACGACCTGGGTCTATGTCGACGTGCGGGGCCGCGATCTCGCCTCGGTCGTCGGCGACCTGCGCCAGGCGGTCGGGCAGAAGGTCAGGCTCTCGCCCGGCGTCAGCGTCTCCTATTCGGGCCAGTTCGAATATCTGCAGCGGGCCGCCGACCGACTGAAGATCGTCGTGCCGGCCACTCTGCTGATCATCTTCGTCCTGCTGTACGTGATCTTCCGCCGCTTCGACGAGGCGGGGCTGATCATGGCCACCCTGCCGTTCGCCCTGACCGGCGGGATCTGGACGCTGTATCTGGCGGGGTTCCACCAGTCGGTGGCCACCGGCGTCGGCTTCATCGCCCTGGCCGGGGTCTCGGCCGAGTTCGGGGTGGTGATGCTGATCTATCTCAAGCACGCCATGGAGGCCCTGGGTCCCGATCCGTCGCCCGCCCAAGTCGAAGCCGCGGTGCGCGAAGGCGCCCTGCTGCGCGTGCGGCCCAAGGCCATGACCGTGGCGGTGATCCTGGCGGGCCTGGCCCCCATCCTCTGGGGCCACGGCGCGGGCTCCGAAGTGATGAGCCGCATCGCCGCGCCGATGATCGGCGGCATGCTCACCGCCCCGCTGCTGTCGATGTTCGTGATCCCGGCCGGCTACCTGCTGCTGCGCCGCCGGCAAGCCCGAACCGCACCTTCCGCTTTCCGCTCAGCCTAG
- a CDS encoding copper-binding protein: MKTLSLTLAALLATTGLAACDRKTEAPATPAPPAAAAPAASNAMAGMDMAPADKMAKGLGVVKAIDKTAAITLDHEAIPEAGWPAMTMGFKIAPALLDGIAVGDKVAFDLKLHDGAGEVMAIRKS; the protein is encoded by the coding sequence ATGAAGACCCTGTCCCTGACGCTCGCCGCCCTGCTGGCGACGACCGGCCTGGCCGCCTGCGACCGCAAGACCGAAGCCCCGGCCACCCCAGCGCCTCCCGCCGCCGCCGCCCCGGCCGCGAGCAACGCCATGGCCGGCATGGACATGGCGCCAGCCGACAAGATGGCCAAGGGCCTCGGCGTGGTGAAGGCGATCGACAAGACCGCCGCGATCACCCTCGATCACGAGGCCATTCCGGAAGCCGGCTGGCCGGCCATGACCATGGGCTTCAAGATCGCGCCGGCCCTGCTGGACGGGATCGCGGTCGGCGACAAGGTCGCCTTCGACCTGAAGCTCCACGACGGCGCGGGCGAAGTGATGGCGATCCGCAAGTCCTAG
- a CDS encoding cation transporter, which yields MKLAVTGLGALAVNLTCAFMLARFKSHGGSLAKAAFLSAHNDVLANVAIIAAGGLTLWTRSLWPDVVVGLGIAAMNIDAAREVWTAARQEQSEAAARP from the coding sequence GTGAAGCTTGCCGTCACCGGCCTCGGCGCCTTGGCTGTCAACCTGACCTGCGCCTTCATGCTGGCGCGGTTCAAAAGCCATGGCGGGAGCCTGGCCAAAGCCGCCTTCCTTTCGGCGCACAACGACGTGCTGGCCAATGTGGCGATCATCGCGGCTGGCGGCCTGACCCTGTGGACCCGATCACTCTGGCCCGATGTTGTCGTCGGTCTTGGCATCGCGGCCATGAACATCGACGCGGCGCGCGAAGTGTGGACCGCGGCCAGGCAAGAGCAATCCGAGGCCGCCGCGCGACCCTAG
- a CDS encoding cation transporter — protein MNDQHFRRAVQWAAMLNLACFLVEFVVALHIGSVSLLADSADFFEDAAVNFLIFMALAWSAAQRARGHGAGLCSPGARARLPLGAGASLARPSRLTR, from the coding sequence ATGAACGATCAACACTTCCGACGCGCCGTCCAATGGGCCGCGATGCTGAACCTGGCCTGCTTCCTCGTCGAGTTCGTCGTGGCCCTGCATATCGGGTCGGTGTCCTTGCTGGCCGATAGCGCCGACTTCTTCGAGGACGCGGCGGTCAATTTCCTGATCTTCATGGCCCTGGCCTGGAGCGCAGCGCAGCGGGCGCGTGGGCATGGCGCTGGCCTGTGTTCTCCTGGCGCTCGCGCTCGCCTTCCTCTGGGCGCGGGAGCAAGCTTGGCGCGCCCGTCGCGCCTGACCCGGTGA
- a CDS encoding DUF190 domain-containing protein, giving the protein MTNDSQHLLRIYFDAALTFQGQAYDDVLLARARQMKIASAAVLRVMQAYGDTAIVHGAHARDLAPDQHLIVELVDAQPKLKAFVEALELSVEIGLVTLEKVQVVGYGGHRHHGG; this is encoded by the coding sequence ATGACCAATGACAGCCAGCACCTACTGCGGATCTATTTCGACGCTGCGCTCACATTTCAAGGCCAAGCCTATGACGACGTGCTGCTCGCTAGAGCGCGCCAGATGAAGATCGCGAGCGCTGCGGTTTTGCGGGTCATGCAGGCCTACGGTGACACCGCGATCGTCCATGGCGCTCACGCGAGGGACTTGGCGCCGGATCAGCACCTCATCGTCGAATTGGTCGATGCTCAGCCCAAGCTGAAAGCCTTCGTGGAAGCTCTTGAGCTGTCCGTCGAGATCGGTCTGGTGACCTTGGAGAAAGTCCAAGTCGTCGGCTACGGCGGCCACCGCCATCACGGCGGATGA
- a CDS encoding SRPBCC domain-containing protein, with amino-acid sequence MMIETEIDIAAPPMKVWRAITDFPGYPKWHPFRTVSGELALNEKVKMLVRTSLERRRKDSGRISTLIPGEAIAFATGNLMLKNTESYLLTPSRRGTLLRHRTEMTGPAEFLFRFAQPFVANMRTASDVTDKALDRYLTTNASLTTGARKRPRTRI; translated from the coding sequence ATGATGATCGAAACCGAGATCGATATCGCAGCGCCGCCCATGAAGGTCTGGCGCGCTATTACCGACTTCCCTGGTTATCCCAAGTGGCACCCATTCCGCACGGTGTCGGGTGAGTTGGCCTTGAATGAAAAAGTGAAGATGCTGGTCAGGACCAGCCTTGAGCGACGACGCAAGGATTCTGGCAGGATCAGCACGTTGATCCCAGGCGAGGCCATAGCCTTCGCCACTGGCAACCTGATGCTGAAAAATACGGAGTCTTATCTCCTGACGCCAAGCCGAAGGGGCACCTTGCTGCGCCATCGCACCGAGATGACGGGGCCGGCCGAGTTCCTGTTCCGCTTCGCCCAACCCTTCGTCGCCAATATGCGAACGGCCAGTGACGTCACAGACAAAGCCCTGGACCGCTATCTGACCACCAACGCTTCGCTCACCACCGGCGCGCGCAAGCGGCCGCGGACCCGGATTTAA
- a CDS encoding heavy metal translocating P-type ATPase codes for MTDKLRLELPILLPEAADACDHCVTSLIAVLEGRPGVSEAHVDKSEAGEGSLCIHYDESQIRLGQLRAFALQAGATLNDRFGHFAFELAGGVHARSARRIADGLRGQVGVLAAEVGPTGRGFVEFDRAKTDEDALRASVRAAGARLLVRPAPTDRQPSGVNVEGVVHEHHDHGSGSGHVHDKARVPDPAHERHDHGASAKLATGHEGHDHAAGDHDHAHGGVFGERTELIFAVLSGVMLLAGWLIGQRLPGVVQLIFYGAAYVFGGYFTLKEAFENLRKRRFEIDTLMLVAAAGAAALGQWAEGALLLFLFSIGHALEHYAMGRARRAIEALAQLAPERATVRRGNQTEDIAVEALKIGDIVLVRPNERIAADGVVVVGESSVNQAPVTGESVPVDKRAAAQHDLDFAKASSEHRVFAGTINGSGALDVRVAKKASESTLARVVKMVAEAEAQRSPTQRFTDRFERIFVPAVLVGVGLLMLAFLVIDEPFSASFYRAMAVLVAASPCALAISVPSAVLSGVARAGRGGVLVKGGGPLENLGTLTALAFDKTGTLTQGKPRLTDVVPADGVEEHELLAVAVAVEALSDHPLAAAVVRDGEEKLGQTPRLKAEAVKSLTGQGVQADVSGKAAVIGKPGLFESGEGPKPPAAVWSEAQRLEAAGRTVVVVRHGDRYLGVLGLMDTARPAAKVVIQRLRTLGIKHIIMLSGDNQSVASAIAKELELDEAKGGLMPEDKVAVIKALKEKFGKAAMVGDGVNDAPAMANATVGIAMGAAGSDVALETADVALMADDLTHLPFAVGLSRRTSGIIKQNLWVSLGMVAFLIPATLLGLKIGEAVIFHEGSTLLVVANALRLLAYRAKTV; via the coding sequence ATGACCGACAAGCTCCGACTTGAACTGCCGATCCTGTTGCCCGAGGCCGCTGACGCCTGCGACCACTGCGTCACGAGCCTGATCGCCGTGCTTGAGGGGCGTCCTGGCGTTTCCGAAGCCCACGTCGACAAGAGCGAGGCGGGCGAAGGCTCGCTCTGCATCCACTACGATGAGAGCCAAATCCGGCTGGGCCAACTGCGGGCTTTCGCCCTGCAGGCCGGAGCGACCCTCAACGACCGGTTCGGTCATTTCGCCTTCGAACTGGCGGGCGGCGTCCATGCCAGGAGCGCCCGCCGGATCGCCGATGGCCTTCGAGGGCAGGTCGGCGTGTTAGCGGCCGAGGTCGGACCCACTGGCCGCGGATTTGTCGAATTCGATCGCGCCAAGACCGACGAAGACGCCTTACGCGCGTCGGTGCGCGCCGCAGGGGCTCGCCTCTTAGTTCGCCCTGCTCCAACGGATCGCCAACCCAGTGGCGTCAATGTCGAGGGCGTGGTGCACGAGCACCACGACCACGGCTCCGGCAGCGGACATGTCCACGACAAGGCGCGTGTGCCCGACCCAGCTCACGAGAGACACGATCACGGTGCGTCCGCCAAGCTCGCCACGGGCCATGAAGGCCACGACCACGCCGCGGGCGACCACGATCATGCCCACGGCGGCGTCTTTGGCGAACGCACCGAACTGATCTTCGCGGTTCTCTCCGGTGTAATGCTTTTGGCCGGTTGGCTGATCGGCCAGCGGCTGCCCGGCGTGGTCCAGTTGATCTTCTATGGCGCGGCCTATGTGTTCGGCGGCTATTTCACCCTCAAGGAAGCCTTCGAGAACCTGCGCAAGCGCCGGTTCGAGATCGACACATTGATGCTGGTGGCCGCCGCTGGCGCGGCCGCCCTAGGGCAATGGGCTGAAGGCGCCTTGTTGCTCTTCCTATTCAGCATTGGCCATGCCCTGGAGCACTACGCCATGGGCCGGGCGCGTCGCGCCATCGAGGCTTTGGCCCAACTGGCGCCCGAACGCGCTACGGTGCGACGCGGCAATCAGACCGAGGACATCGCCGTCGAAGCGCTCAAGATTGGCGATATCGTGCTGGTGCGCCCCAACGAGCGGATCGCCGCGGACGGTGTCGTGGTGGTTGGGGAAAGCAGCGTCAATCAGGCGCCGGTGACCGGGGAGAGCGTCCCAGTCGATAAGCGGGCCGCCGCGCAGCACGATCTGGATTTTGCAAAAGCCAGCAGCGAGCATCGTGTCTTCGCCGGCACGATCAACGGCTCAGGCGCACTCGATGTCCGCGTCGCCAAGAAAGCTTCGGAAAGCACCCTGGCGCGAGTGGTCAAGATGGTGGCCGAGGCGGAGGCTCAGCGATCGCCGACCCAAAGGTTCACCGATCGCTTCGAACGGATTTTCGTGCCGGCGGTCCTGGTCGGCGTTGGCCTGTTGATGCTGGCGTTCCTGGTCATCGACGAGCCGTTCAGCGCCAGCTTCTATCGCGCCATGGCCGTCCTGGTCGCCGCCAGCCCCTGCGCCCTGGCCATTTCCGTGCCCAGCGCCGTGCTGAGCGGGGTTGCTCGGGCCGGTCGCGGCGGCGTGTTGGTCAAGGGCGGTGGCCCGTTGGAAAATCTGGGCACCCTGACCGCCCTGGCGTTCGACAAGACCGGCACTTTGACCCAGGGCAAGCCAAGGCTCACCGATGTGGTGCCAGCCGATGGCGTGGAGGAGCACGAGTTGTTGGCCGTGGCGGTTGCCGTCGAAGCCTTGAGCGACCACCCCCTGGCGGCCGCGGTCGTCCGCGACGGCGAGGAAAAGCTGGGGCAGACCCCTCGCCTGAAGGCCGAGGCTGTCAAGAGCCTGACCGGACAAGGCGTTCAGGCCGACGTGTCCGGCAAGGCCGCGGTGATCGGCAAGCCCGGCCTCTTCGAAAGTGGGGAGGGGCCAAAGCCGCCCGCAGCGGTCTGGAGCGAGGCTCAACGATTGGAGGCTGCGGGTCGCACGGTCGTGGTGGTTCGACACGGTGATCGCTATCTCGGCGTCCTTGGCCTCATGGACACCGCGCGCCCAGCCGCCAAGGTCGTGATCCAGCGTCTGCGCACCTTGGGGATCAAGCACATCATCATGCTGTCGGGTGACAACCAGTCGGTGGCCAGCGCCATTGCCAAGGAACTGGAACTGGACGAGGCCAAGGGCGGCCTGATGCCCGAGGACAAGGTCGCGGTGATCAAGGCCCTGAAGGAGAAGTTTGGCAAGGCCGCCATGGTCGGCGATGGCGTCAATGACGCCCCGGCCATGGCCAACGCTACGGTTGGGATCGCCATGGGCGCGGCCGGATCGGACGTCGCGCTCGAGACCGCCGACGTGGCGCTGATGGCCGACGATCTGACTCATCTGCCGTTCGCCGTTGGCCTGAGCCGCCGCACCAGCGGCATCATCAAGCAGAACCTCTGGGTCAGCTTGGGAATGGTCGCCTTCCTGATCCCAGCGACTTTGCTGGGTCTGAAGATCGGCGAGGCGGTGATCTTCCACGAAGGGTCGACCTTGCTGGTCGTGGCAAACGCGCTGCGCTTGCTGGCCTATCGGGCCAAGACCGTATGA
- a CDS encoding DUF190 domain-containing protein has product MQIPGQAVLLRIYTDENALVGDRALIDVIVLRARQERLAGATVLRGRKGFGESARMHESRPLDFNDNLPVVIEIVDEEARLRVFLKSLDDLKGIGLITFEKVEVLRYGGHHVEPHQ; this is encoded by the coding sequence ATGCAAATCCCCGGGCAAGCTGTCCTGCTTCGTATCTACACCGATGAGAACGCCCTGGTTGGCGACCGCGCCTTGATTGATGTGATCGTGCTGCGCGCTCGACAGGAGCGGCTAGCCGGCGCGACCGTGCTGCGCGGCCGAAAGGGATTTGGCGAGTCGGCGCGCATGCACGAGTCTAGGCCGTTGGACTTCAACGACAATCTCCCCGTCGTCATCGAGATTGTCGACGAGGAGGCGCGCTTGCGCGTTTTCCTGAAGTCTCTCGATGATCTCAAGGGCATAGGCCTCATCACCTTCGAAAAGGTCGAGGTTCTCCGGTACGGCGGCCATCACGTCGAACCCCATCAGTAG
- a CDS encoding DUF411 domain-containing protein, producing the protein MTPWSRRQALAGLTAGLTAIAGQGRAAATPFTVYRLAACGCCQAWMAHMAAAGFAPRSVEVDDLVAVRRRFNVPEDLAACHTAVIHGYAIEGHVPAQDVAALLRRGLRAVGLAVPGMPIGSPGMTVPGVVPQAYSTLLLLSGGRRQVFARH; encoded by the coding sequence ATGACGCCCTGGTCGCGCCGCCAAGCGCTGGCCGGCCTGACGGCGGGCCTGACCGCGATCGCGGGCCAAGGGAGGGCGGCGGCCACGCCATTCACCGTCTATCGCTTGGCGGCGTGCGGATGCTGCCAGGCCTGGATGGCGCACATGGCCGCCGCAGGTTTTGCCCCCAGGAGCGTCGAGGTCGACGATCTGGTGGCGGTCCGACGGCGCTTCAACGTTCCCGAGGATCTTGCCGCCTGCCACACCGCAGTTATTCACGGCTACGCGATCGAAGGCCATGTGCCGGCCCAAGACGTTGCGGCGCTGCTGCGGCGCGGCCTCCGGGCGGTGGGCCTGGCCGTGCCCGGCATGCCGATTGGTTCGCCGGGCATGACCGTGCCCGGCGTCGTCCCCCAAGCCTACTCCACCCTGCTGCTGCTCTCGGGCGGCCGCCGACAAGTTTTCGCGCGTCACTGA
- a CDS encoding sodium:proton exchanger yields the protein MSLKASQARQLWIPVGLAAAVMIPALALRIEGWRPNAVLDIAVFGVAILAAGFLLSWGAEAAEKYLSQGLILAAVALVTVLPEYAVDIYYAFQAGRSPSEGYVAFAAANMTGANRLLIGLAWPAMVLLHWWKNRQPGIELAPVNAIEIVVLAISSAYAFVIILKNTISAWDSIVLVGLFGLYLWRVSKLPKAQDEDEAEEPGPGAVIAKMSTKARWTVMIGMTVVAAGVILAVAEPFAESMIDGGRALGIDQFLLIQWLAPIASEAPAVVIAVLFVLAGRAAAGLVAMISDKINQWTLLVGMLPLAMSLGAGQLTALPLDARQHEEFFLTAAQSLFGLALLLRLRLSVFGAIALLGLFVAQLMIALTLRQDEARDIAALTSVAWGYLILAGLLFALNWRAITGLLSTAFSLTAKPDTVADLQLARPQSSPERAADDA from the coding sequence ATGTCCCTGAAGGCTTCTCAAGCACGGCAACTCTGGATACCCGTCGGTCTGGCCGCCGCGGTGATGATCCCCGCCCTTGCTCTGCGGATCGAAGGCTGGCGGCCCAATGCCGTGCTGGATATCGCCGTGTTCGGCGTCGCGATCCTGGCAGCGGGCTTCCTGTTGTCCTGGGGCGCGGAAGCGGCGGAAAAATACCTCTCCCAAGGCCTGATCCTGGCGGCCGTAGCTCTTGTCACGGTGCTGCCCGAATACGCCGTCGACATCTACTACGCCTTCCAGGCGGGGCGATCGCCCAGTGAAGGCTATGTCGCCTTCGCGGCCGCCAACATGACAGGCGCCAACCGGTTGCTGATCGGCCTGGCCTGGCCGGCCATGGTCCTCTTGCACTGGTGGAAGAACCGGCAACCGGGCATTGAGTTGGCGCCAGTCAACGCCATCGAGATCGTCGTGCTGGCCATCTCCAGCGCCTACGCCTTTGTCATCATCCTGAAGAACACGATCAGCGCCTGGGACTCCATCGTATTGGTCGGGCTGTTTGGCCTCTACCTCTGGCGTGTCAGCAAGCTGCCCAAGGCGCAGGATGAAGACGAGGCTGAAGAGCCTGGCCCCGGCGCAGTCATCGCCAAGATGTCGACCAAGGCGCGCTGGACGGTGATGATCGGCATGACCGTGGTCGCCGCCGGAGTGATCTTGGCCGTTGCCGAGCCGTTCGCCGAGTCGATGATCGACGGCGGACGCGCGCTCGGCATCGACCAGTTTTTGCTGATCCAGTGGCTGGCGCCAATCGCCAGCGAGGCCCCAGCGGTTGTCATTGCGGTGCTGTTCGTGCTTGCGGGGCGGGCGGCGGCGGGTCTGGTGGCCATGATCAGCGACAAGATCAACCAGTGGACGCTACTGGTCGGAATGCTGCCCCTGGCCATGAGTCTGGGTGCGGGGCAACTGACGGCGCTGCCGCTTGACGCGCGTCAGCATGAGGAATTTTTCCTCACAGCCGCGCAGTCTCTGTTCGGCCTAGCCCTGCTGCTGCGGCTGCGGCTTTCGGTGTTCGGCGCGATCGCCTTGCTGGGCTTGTTTGTCGCCCAACTGATGATCGCCCTGACCCTGCGCCAAGACGAAGCGCGCGATATCGCGGCGCTCACGTCTGTGGCCTGGGGCTACCTCATCCTGGCCGGATTGCTGTTCGCGCTCAATTGGCGCGCCATCACTGGCCTGCTGTCCACCGCCTTTAGCCTGACGGCCAAACCCGACACCGTTGCCGATCTTCAACTGGCCAGGCCCCAGTCTAGCCCGGAGCGCGCAGCTGATGACGCCTAG